The following are from one region of the Nicotiana tomentosiformis chromosome 7, ASM39032v3, whole genome shotgun sequence genome:
- the LOC138895651 gene encoding uncharacterized protein translates to MTVSEYVVCFNDLARHAPALVATIRERIQRFIKGLHPSIQISMARELEMDIPYQQVVSIARRLEGMLARDREEREAKRSQETCSYSGARAPVASHGRGYVSCPVHSTLPATSGVPVPSRPLETYYAPPVSSVPPSRGAFSGQSSRPGPSQSQQPHPPRGCFKCGDTRHMMRDCPRLRRVAPLQTSQPLRALPSPQVMIPAPATALPAQPVRGRGRPRRGGQASYYALPAHIKAVASDSVIISIVPVCYRDASGCDAYLAYVRDVNIDTPTVQSIPLVRDFLDVSSLSSGHAARQRY, encoded by the exons atgactgtgtcagagtatgtagtctgcttcaatgatttggcccgacatgcaccagccttggttgccacaattCGAGAGAGGATTCAACGGTTTAttaagggactccaccccagtatccagattagtatggccagggagttggagatggatatcccTTATCAGcaagttgtgagtattgccaggagattggagggcatgcttgcccgggaccgagaggagagagaggccaagaggtctcaagagacttgttcttattctggagctcgtgccccagtagctagccatggtaggggttatgtgagttgcCCCGTTCATTCAACTCTTCCAGCCACTAGTGGTGTTCCAGTCCCTTCTAGGCCCCTGGagacttattatgcaccgccagtatctagtgtgcctccttctcggggtgcttttagcggccagtccagcagacctggcccgagtcagtcgcAACAGCCACaccctccgaggggttgttttaagtgtggagacacccgccatatgatgagggattgccccagacttaggagggttgcacctctacagacttctcagccactaCGTGCTCTACCTAGTCCTCAGgtcatgattccagcaccagctaccgccctaCCTGCTCAGCCAGttcgaggtcgaggtcgccctagaaggggaggccaggctagttattatgctcttccggctcatataaaggcagttgcttccgactctgtcattataaGTATTGTTCCCGTCTgttatagagatgcatca gggtgtgacgcgtatctagcttatgtgagagatgtcaatattgatacccctacagttcaGTCAATTCCACtagtgagggactttctagaTGTTTCCAGCTtatcttccgggcatgctgcccgacagagatattga